Proteins encoded by one window of Anopheles maculipalpis chromosome 2RL, idAnoMacuDA_375_x, whole genome shotgun sequence:
- the LOC126568757 gene encoding DENN domain-containing protein 5B isoform X2: MCDKSNGHGGMADGSGSVGRNVTSEAGTNNGGTSTESVRNLTESPGPGGQRVGQNDSVQQQFTRFADYFVICGLDLDSGLEPDLFAGDSLHCSPLDSAYKSKPLAHYPEHVAWNPFDAHGICMLSLPQGLRFRTQKHNIEPRFHAFATTREDGKRCYGFSLVFYEEVRNRQICSAMHTLQSMFITEISSSQQPPPGTLRRVKESPVSRSLPRHFKIAAQAPASALSYYDVTKDKLYVAKSLSLVCQVPYAHVAELFLQNLYRCLPRHPGSRLSLESYVYNILYEVSTPPPGKSIRIYIPPEEPHLPPIATILQRPAQKDELPFMDFPLRLLFTYLGVECVIQLFTCVLLESQVLLRSSDYQKLTIVAECITSLLFPFQWPHVYAPILPASLHHFLDAPVPFVMGLHADCDSSVRIGSEANLCYVDIDKKSVQLPEELPSFPHRHDFISEITAILDKYSVPRDRSLDPPSILSPKNLLKDHDMMTASCTLPSGMHVRRKHSLHDLLDWDRPNSPDMPLPPTAVPARPDVRQRIVDIVRRSGGDEVDSGGPNEVMPSTKQKQPLSTLEQYYEDLRLNNALREIFLNRFVQMFAAYEHFVILPNQSKDEWLTNRESLHNFDKASFLSDQPQHHRPFLSRFLESQMFATLIDNKIMLSWGDDLNGCPLVDSLNGDMEYSLKLFDSRIKILRKRYGGESMIRTANYEPCILARETQKLLDKRLQTVDMEVAPPSEILDKRAPYYRSFPLLEKSVLNQECVSRGNSLRRVKNGSTKWKVKEISLDGGTSNLPGLPKDADGNKSNRNSANLSGAEISPALLAQANWTFVEKLLKDIKSKTKRMLLEKMGTEAIELGLSGEASVTGVEENTMIASLCDLLEKVWSHGLINKQGKSALWTHLAAYLEIKDCQNPGKHQMENSYLTPALAWTVMRKRMDYLSSLAIEPQLPPPSPTRGRSKSRERKSLGPEQLRPLPESLEFDIRNILAMTDIKTHIGYARAWVRLALEKKVLSRHLRTLLSDAALLRQLYKRSAFVRCDDEVEQFLYHLLTLNAVDYFCFTNTYPTTKLPYRVVIFPSKKSSAATTSANVWIAISGSLGETQIINVPRHSLEFVFHHKTLGILTSLRIGHDDTGMSSKWLVEHVVIRNEVTGHTYKFPCGRWLGRGIDDGSIERLLIGQLVPRTVDSEELVEACRTPPRTRSPSIQRPEVRPSDIQHMLGDCVNAIVKWHYRPSRDRDASSLTNLLCGENGLVKCLEQAFLCGFRSSRLFGRNFYLWDYFVRVKEQFEICLVEESVETVRGGGASGSPPTSGSSPESPPQGISLGAGHHMGGAGGVGGGASGNIAGVAVSPVARQELSAVWHCYCHLMDEINNVKQTLGKDGRFQLFICLSLREHLLHRMLVPMAYTRVTAEMYEEQSFMRKKGLLTFLRQILEPLDEFHIVLENTITQGIGSHC, from the exons ATGTGTGATAAATCTAACGGCCACGGTGGAATGGCTGACGGTAGTGGTAGTGTTGGTCGGAACGTAACATCCGAAGCTGGAACAAATAATGGCGGAACGTCGACCGAATCGGTCCGAAATCTCACCGAATCTCCCGGCCCTGGTGGCCAACGGGTTGGACAGAACGACAGCGTGCAGCAGCAATTTACACGCTTTGCAGATTATTTCGTCATCTGCGGGCTGGATCTGGATTCCGGACTTGAGCCAGACCTTTTTGCAG GTGACAGTCTCCATTGCTCTCCGCTAGACAGTGCGTACAAAAGCAAACCGCTCGCACACTATCCAGAGCACGTCGCGTGGAATCCCTTCGATGCGCACGGTATTTGCATGCTGTCCCTGCCGCAGGGTTTGCGTTTTCGCACCCAAAAGCACAACATCGAACCACGGTTCCACGCGTTTGCGACGACACGCGAGGACGGCAAACGGTGCTACGGATTCAGTCTGGTGTTCTACGAGGAGGTTCGCAACCGTCAAATATGTAGCGCCATGCACACGCTCCAGTCGATGTTTATCACGGAAATTTCCAGCTCGCAGCAACCACCGCCGGGTACGTTGCGTCGCGTAAAGGAAAGCCCGGTTAGCCGATCCCTGCCAAGACACTTTAAAATTGCGGCTCAGGCGCCGGCATCTGCTCTGAGCTACTACGACGTCACGAAGGATAAGCTGTACGTGGCCAAAAGCCTGTCGCTCGTCTGTCAGGTGCCGTACGCGCACGTGGCGGAGCTATTTCTGCAGAATCTCTATCG ttGTCTTCCGCGCCATCCCGGTTCCCGGCTGAGCCTAGAAAGCTACGTGTACAATATTCTGTACGAGGTGTCCACACCGCCACCGGGCAAATCGATACGAATATACATACCCCCGGAAGAACCCCACCTACCTCCCATCGCCACCATACTGCAGCGGCCGGCCCAGAAAGACGAACTGCCCTTCATGGACTTCCCGTTACGGTTGCTGTTTACCTATCTCGGCGTCGAGTGTGTCATCCAGCTGTTCACGTGTGTGCTGCTCGAGAGCCAAGTGTTGCTCCGCTCGTCGGACTATCAAAAGCTCACGATCGTGGCGGAGTGTATCACTTCGCTACTGTTCCCCTTCCAGTGGCCGCACGTGTACGCGCCAATCCTGCCCGCCTCGCTGCACCACTTCCTCGATGCGCCGGTCCCGTTCGTGATGGGGCTGCATGCCGATTGCGACAGCAGTGTGCGCATCGGTAGCGAGGCAAACCTGTGCTACGTAGACATCGACAAGAAGTCGGTGCAACTGCCCGAAGAGCTACCCTCCTTTCCTCATCGGCACGATTTCATCTCGGAAATAACTGCCATACTGGACAAGTACTCGGTGCCGCGCGATCGTTCGCTAGATCCGCCCAGCATACTCAGCCCAAAGAATCTCCTCAAGGACCATGACATGATGACGGCGAGCTGTACGCTCCCGTCCGGGATGCACGTTCGCCGGAAGCATTCGCTGCACGATCTGCTCGACTGGGACCGGCCGAACTCGCCCGACATGCCACTGCCTCCGACCGCCGTCCCGGCCCGCCCGGACGTTCGGCAAAGGATCGTTGATATTGTGCGGCGTAGCGGGGGCGACGAGGTGGACAGCGGTGGTCCGAACGAGGTCATGCCGAGCACCAAGCAAAAGCAACCGCTCTCCACACTCGAGCAGTACTACGAAGATCTGAGACTGAACAATGCATTGCGCGAAATTTTCCTCAACCGGTTCGTGCAGATGTTTGCCGCGTACGAGCATTTTGTTATACTTCCAAATCAG AGCAAAGATGAGTGGCTAACGAACAGGGAGTCGTTGCACAACTTCGACAAAGCATCGTTTCTATCGGACCAACCGCAGCACCATCGTCCGTTCCTGTCCCGGTTTCTCGAAAGCCAAATGTTTGCCACGCTGATCGATAACAAGATCATGCTTTCGTGGGGTGACGACCTAAACGGATGCCCGCTGGTCGACAGCTTGAACGGTGACATGGAGTATAGTTTAAAATTGTTCGACTCAAGGATAAAAATTTTACG TAAGCGTTACGGTGGCGAAAGCATGATCCGAACCGCCAACTACGAACCATGTATACTAGCGAGAGAAACGCAAAAGCTTCTAGACAAACGGTTGCAGACGGTCGATATGGAGGTTGCTCCACCGAGTGAAATCCTGGACAAGCGAGCACCCTACTATCGGAGCTTCCCGCTGCTGGAGAAATCCGTCCTCAACCAAGAATGCGTCTCAAG AGGCAACAGCTTACGACGGGTGAAAAATGGCAGCACTAAGTGGAAGGTGAAAGAGATATCCCTTGACGGTGGAACATCCAACTTACCGGGACTTCCCAAGGATGCAGATGGGAATAAATCCAACCGCAACTCCGCCAATCTTTCTGGTGCTGAAATTAGTCCAGCCCTGCTAGCACAAGCCAACTGGACGTTCGTGGAAAAGCTTCTGAAG GACatcaagagcaaaacaaagcgaatGCTGCTGGAAAAGATGGGCACCGAAGCGATCGAGCTCGGCCTAAGTGGGGAAGCATCGGTAACGGGTGTGGAGGAGAACACCATGATTGCATCATTGTGCGACTTGCTGGAGAAAGTGTGGTCCCACGGGTTAATCAACAAGCAAGGCAAATCGGCCCTCTGGACACATTTGGCAGCGTATCTCGAGATAAAGGATTGTCAAAATCCGGGCAAACATCAAATGGAAAACAGTTATCTCACCCCAG CCTTAGCGTGGACTGTCATGCGGAAGCGGATGGATT ATCTTTCATCATTGGCCATCGAACCGCAGCTACCACCGCCTTCCCCTACACGTGGTCGGTCCAAATCTCGAGAGCGTAAGAGTCTTGGTCCCGAGCAGCTACGACCTCTGCCAGAATCGCTAGAGTTTGACATCCG CAACATCCTGGCAATGACGGACATTAAAACACACATCGGCTATGCTCGAGCTTGGGTACGGTTGGCACTGGAAAAGAAGGTACTCTCGCGTCACCTGCGCACCCTACTGTCCGATGCAGCCCTGTTGCGTCAACTCTACAAACGGTCCGCCTTTGTGCGGTGCGATGACGAAGTGGAACAATTCCTGTACCATCTGTTAACGCTGAATGCGGTGGACTATTTCTGCTTCACCAACACGTACCCAACGACCAAACTGCCTTATCGGGTGGTTATTTTCCCGTCGAAAAAATCGAGCGCTGCCACAACATCGGCGAACGTGTGGATTGCGATATCGGGCAGCCTAGGGGAAACGCAGATCATCAACGTACCACGACATTCGTTGGAGTTTGTGTTTCAT CACAAAACACTCGGTATCCTAACGTCTTTACGAATTGGGCATGATGATACGGGAATGTCATCTAAATGGCTGGTAGAACATGTCGTTATAAGGAACGAAGTAACCGGGCACACTTACAA ATTTCCGTGTGGCCGTTGGCTAGGTCGCGGCATCGATGATGGTTCGATAGAAAGGCTACTGATCGGGCAGCTTGTGCCCCGTACCGTGGACAGTGAAGAGTTGGTAGAAGCGTGCCGCACACCACCCCGTACCCGTAGCCCCAGCATACAACGGCCGGAGGTACGCCCGTCAGACATACAGCACATGCTGGGTGATTGCGTGAACGCCATCGTTAAATGGCACTATCGGCCGAGCCGGGACCGGGACGCCAGCTCACTAACGAACCTGCTGTGCGGTGAGAATGGGCTGGTAAAGTGTCTGGAGCAAGCCTTCCTGTGCGGGTTCCGTTCGTCCCGGCTGTTCGGTCGCAATTTCTACCTATGGGATTACTTCGTACGGGTGAAGGAACAGTTCGAGATTTGCTTGGTGGAGGAATCGGTGGAAACGGTACGCGGTGGTGGTGCCTCAGGCTCACCACCGACCAGTGGCTCGAGCCCAGAATCTCCACCGCAGGGTATCAGCCTCGGTGCAGGGCATCATATGGGTGGTGCTGGcggcgttggtggtggtgctagTGGCAACATTGCTGGTGTCGCTGTCTCTCCAGTCGCACGGCAGGAGTTGTCGGCCGTGTGGCACTGCTACTGTCACCTGATGGATGAGATCAATAACGTAAAGCAAACGTTGGGCAAGGATGGTCGCTTCCAACTGTTTATCTGTTTAAGTTTGAG ggaACATCTCCTGCACCGAATGCTGGTCCCGATGGCGTACACACGTGTGACGGCCGAGATGTACGAAGAGCAGAGCTTTATGCGGAAGAAGGGCCTGCTAACATTCCTGCGCCAAATATTGGAGCCTTTGGACGAGTTTCACATCGTGTTGGAAAACACAATTACTCAAGGTATCGGATCTCATTGTTAG
- the LOC126568757 gene encoding DENN domain-containing protein 5B isoform X3, whose protein sequence is MCDKSNGHGGMADGSGSVGRNVTSEAGTNNGGTSTESVRNLTESPGPGGQRVGQNDSVQQQFTRFADYFVICGLDLDSGLEPDLFAGDSLHCSPLDSAYKSKPLAHYPEHVAWNPFDAHGICMLSLPQGLRFRTQKHNIEPRFHAFATTREDGKRCYGFSLVFYEEVRNRQICSAMHTLQSMFITEISSSQQPPPGTLRRVKESPVSRSLPRHFKIAAQAPASALSYYDVTKDKLYVAKSLSLVCQVPYAHVAELFLQNLYRCLPRHPGSRLSLESYVYNILYEVSTPPPGKSIRIYIPPEEPHLPPIATILQRPAQKDELPFMDFPLRLLFTYLGVECVIQLFTCVLLESQVLLRSSDYQKLTIVAECITSLLFPFQWPHVYAPILPASLHHFLDAPVPFVMGLHADCDSSVRIGSEANLCYVDIDKKSVQLPEELPSFPHRHDFISEITAILDKYSVPRDRSLDPPSILSPKNLLKDHDMMTASCTLPSGMHVRRKHSLHDLLDWDRPNSPDMPLPPTAVPARPDVRQRIVDIVRRSGGDEVDSGGPNEVMPSTKQKQPLSTLEQYYEDLRLNNALREIFLNRFVQMFAAYEHFVILPNQSKDEWLTNRESLHNFDKASFLSDQPQHHRPFLSRFLESQMFATLIDNKIMLSWGDDLNGCPLVDSLNGDMEYSLKLFDSRIKILRKRYGGESMIRTANYEPCILARETQKLLDKRLQTVDMEVAPPSEILDKRAPYYRSFPLLEKSVLNQECVSRGNSLRRVKNGSTKWKVKEISLDGGTSNLPGLPKDADGNKSNRNSANLSGAEISPALLAQANWTFVEKLLKDIKSKTKRMLLEKMGTEAIELGLSGEASVTGVEENTMIASLCDLLEKVWSHGLINKQGKSALWTHLAAYLEIKDCQNPGKHQMENSYLTPDLSSLAIEPQLPPPSPTRGRSKSRERKSLGPEQLRPLPESLEFDIRNILAMTDIKTHIGYARAWVRLALEKKVLSRHLRTLLSDAALLRQLYKRSAFVRCDDEVEQFLYHLLTLNAVDYFCFTNTYPTTKLPYRVVIFPSKKSSAATTSANVWIAISGSLGETQIINVPRHSLEFVFHHKTLGILTSLRIGHDDTGMSSKWLVEHVVIRNEVTGHTYKFPCGRWLGRGIDDGSIERLLIGQLVPRTVDSEELVEACRTPPRTRSPSIQRPEVRPSDIQHMLGDCVNAIVKWHYRPSRDRDASSLTNLLCGENGLVKCLEQAFLCGFRSSRLFGRNFYLWDYFVRVKEQFEICLVEESVETVRGGGASGSPPTSGSSPESPPQGISLGAGHHMGGAGGVGGGASGNIAGVAVSPVARQELSAVWHCYCHLMDEINNVKQTLGKDGRFQLFICLSLREHLLHRMLVPMAYTRVTAEMYEEQSFMRKKGLLTFLRQILEPLDEFHIVLENTITQGIGSHC, encoded by the exons ATGTGTGATAAATCTAACGGCCACGGTGGAATGGCTGACGGTAGTGGTAGTGTTGGTCGGAACGTAACATCCGAAGCTGGAACAAATAATGGCGGAACGTCGACCGAATCGGTCCGAAATCTCACCGAATCTCCCGGCCCTGGTGGCCAACGGGTTGGACAGAACGACAGCGTGCAGCAGCAATTTACACGCTTTGCAGATTATTTCGTCATCTGCGGGCTGGATCTGGATTCCGGACTTGAGCCAGACCTTTTTGCAG GTGACAGTCTCCATTGCTCTCCGCTAGACAGTGCGTACAAAAGCAAACCGCTCGCACACTATCCAGAGCACGTCGCGTGGAATCCCTTCGATGCGCACGGTATTTGCATGCTGTCCCTGCCGCAGGGTTTGCGTTTTCGCACCCAAAAGCACAACATCGAACCACGGTTCCACGCGTTTGCGACGACACGCGAGGACGGCAAACGGTGCTACGGATTCAGTCTGGTGTTCTACGAGGAGGTTCGCAACCGTCAAATATGTAGCGCCATGCACACGCTCCAGTCGATGTTTATCACGGAAATTTCCAGCTCGCAGCAACCACCGCCGGGTACGTTGCGTCGCGTAAAGGAAAGCCCGGTTAGCCGATCCCTGCCAAGACACTTTAAAATTGCGGCTCAGGCGCCGGCATCTGCTCTGAGCTACTACGACGTCACGAAGGATAAGCTGTACGTGGCCAAAAGCCTGTCGCTCGTCTGTCAGGTGCCGTACGCGCACGTGGCGGAGCTATTTCTGCAGAATCTCTATCG ttGTCTTCCGCGCCATCCCGGTTCCCGGCTGAGCCTAGAAAGCTACGTGTACAATATTCTGTACGAGGTGTCCACACCGCCACCGGGCAAATCGATACGAATATACATACCCCCGGAAGAACCCCACCTACCTCCCATCGCCACCATACTGCAGCGGCCGGCCCAGAAAGACGAACTGCCCTTCATGGACTTCCCGTTACGGTTGCTGTTTACCTATCTCGGCGTCGAGTGTGTCATCCAGCTGTTCACGTGTGTGCTGCTCGAGAGCCAAGTGTTGCTCCGCTCGTCGGACTATCAAAAGCTCACGATCGTGGCGGAGTGTATCACTTCGCTACTGTTCCCCTTCCAGTGGCCGCACGTGTACGCGCCAATCCTGCCCGCCTCGCTGCACCACTTCCTCGATGCGCCGGTCCCGTTCGTGATGGGGCTGCATGCCGATTGCGACAGCAGTGTGCGCATCGGTAGCGAGGCAAACCTGTGCTACGTAGACATCGACAAGAAGTCGGTGCAACTGCCCGAAGAGCTACCCTCCTTTCCTCATCGGCACGATTTCATCTCGGAAATAACTGCCATACTGGACAAGTACTCGGTGCCGCGCGATCGTTCGCTAGATCCGCCCAGCATACTCAGCCCAAAGAATCTCCTCAAGGACCATGACATGATGACGGCGAGCTGTACGCTCCCGTCCGGGATGCACGTTCGCCGGAAGCATTCGCTGCACGATCTGCTCGACTGGGACCGGCCGAACTCGCCCGACATGCCACTGCCTCCGACCGCCGTCCCGGCCCGCCCGGACGTTCGGCAAAGGATCGTTGATATTGTGCGGCGTAGCGGGGGCGACGAGGTGGACAGCGGTGGTCCGAACGAGGTCATGCCGAGCACCAAGCAAAAGCAACCGCTCTCCACACTCGAGCAGTACTACGAAGATCTGAGACTGAACAATGCATTGCGCGAAATTTTCCTCAACCGGTTCGTGCAGATGTTTGCCGCGTACGAGCATTTTGTTATACTTCCAAATCAG AGCAAAGATGAGTGGCTAACGAACAGGGAGTCGTTGCACAACTTCGACAAAGCATCGTTTCTATCGGACCAACCGCAGCACCATCGTCCGTTCCTGTCCCGGTTTCTCGAAAGCCAAATGTTTGCCACGCTGATCGATAACAAGATCATGCTTTCGTGGGGTGACGACCTAAACGGATGCCCGCTGGTCGACAGCTTGAACGGTGACATGGAGTATAGTTTAAAATTGTTCGACTCAAGGATAAAAATTTTACG TAAGCGTTACGGTGGCGAAAGCATGATCCGAACCGCCAACTACGAACCATGTATACTAGCGAGAGAAACGCAAAAGCTTCTAGACAAACGGTTGCAGACGGTCGATATGGAGGTTGCTCCACCGAGTGAAATCCTGGACAAGCGAGCACCCTACTATCGGAGCTTCCCGCTGCTGGAGAAATCCGTCCTCAACCAAGAATGCGTCTCAAG AGGCAACAGCTTACGACGGGTGAAAAATGGCAGCACTAAGTGGAAGGTGAAAGAGATATCCCTTGACGGTGGAACATCCAACTTACCGGGACTTCCCAAGGATGCAGATGGGAATAAATCCAACCGCAACTCCGCCAATCTTTCTGGTGCTGAAATTAGTCCAGCCCTGCTAGCACAAGCCAACTGGACGTTCGTGGAAAAGCTTCTGAAG GACatcaagagcaaaacaaagcgaatGCTGCTGGAAAAGATGGGCACCGAAGCGATCGAGCTCGGCCTAAGTGGGGAAGCATCGGTAACGGGTGTGGAGGAGAACACCATGATTGCATCATTGTGCGACTTGCTGGAGAAAGTGTGGTCCCACGGGTTAATCAACAAGCAAGGCAAATCGGCCCTCTGGACACATTTGGCAGCGTATCTCGAGATAAAGGATTGTCAAAATCCGGGCAAACATCAAATGGAAAACAGTTATCTCACCCCAG ATCTTTCATCATTGGCCATCGAACCGCAGCTACCACCGCCTTCCCCTACACGTGGTCGGTCCAAATCTCGAGAGCGTAAGAGTCTTGGTCCCGAGCAGCTACGACCTCTGCCAGAATCGCTAGAGTTTGACATCCG CAACATCCTGGCAATGACGGACATTAAAACACACATCGGCTATGCTCGAGCTTGGGTACGGTTGGCACTGGAAAAGAAGGTACTCTCGCGTCACCTGCGCACCCTACTGTCCGATGCAGCCCTGTTGCGTCAACTCTACAAACGGTCCGCCTTTGTGCGGTGCGATGACGAAGTGGAACAATTCCTGTACCATCTGTTAACGCTGAATGCGGTGGACTATTTCTGCTTCACCAACACGTACCCAACGACCAAACTGCCTTATCGGGTGGTTATTTTCCCGTCGAAAAAATCGAGCGCTGCCACAACATCGGCGAACGTGTGGATTGCGATATCGGGCAGCCTAGGGGAAACGCAGATCATCAACGTACCACGACATTCGTTGGAGTTTGTGTTTCAT CACAAAACACTCGGTATCCTAACGTCTTTACGAATTGGGCATGATGATACGGGAATGTCATCTAAATGGCTGGTAGAACATGTCGTTATAAGGAACGAAGTAACCGGGCACACTTACAA ATTTCCGTGTGGCCGTTGGCTAGGTCGCGGCATCGATGATGGTTCGATAGAAAGGCTACTGATCGGGCAGCTTGTGCCCCGTACCGTGGACAGTGAAGAGTTGGTAGAAGCGTGCCGCACACCACCCCGTACCCGTAGCCCCAGCATACAACGGCCGGAGGTACGCCCGTCAGACATACAGCACATGCTGGGTGATTGCGTGAACGCCATCGTTAAATGGCACTATCGGCCGAGCCGGGACCGGGACGCCAGCTCACTAACGAACCTGCTGTGCGGTGAGAATGGGCTGGTAAAGTGTCTGGAGCAAGCCTTCCTGTGCGGGTTCCGTTCGTCCCGGCTGTTCGGTCGCAATTTCTACCTATGGGATTACTTCGTACGGGTGAAGGAACAGTTCGAGATTTGCTTGGTGGAGGAATCGGTGGAAACGGTACGCGGTGGTGGTGCCTCAGGCTCACCACCGACCAGTGGCTCGAGCCCAGAATCTCCACCGCAGGGTATCAGCCTCGGTGCAGGGCATCATATGGGTGGTGCTGGcggcgttggtggtggtgctagTGGCAACATTGCTGGTGTCGCTGTCTCTCCAGTCGCACGGCAGGAGTTGTCGGCCGTGTGGCACTGCTACTGTCACCTGATGGATGAGATCAATAACGTAAAGCAAACGTTGGGCAAGGATGGTCGCTTCCAACTGTTTATCTGTTTAAGTTTGAG ggaACATCTCCTGCACCGAATGCTGGTCCCGATGGCGTACACACGTGTGACGGCCGAGATGTACGAAGAGCAGAGCTTTATGCGGAAGAAGGGCCTGCTAACATTCCTGCGCCAAATATTGGAGCCTTTGGACGAGTTTCACATCGTGTTGGAAAACACAATTACTCAAGGTATCGGATCTCATTGTTAG